The following coding sequences are from one Lycium ferocissimum isolate CSIRO_LF1 chromosome 3, AGI_CSIRO_Lferr_CH_V1, whole genome shotgun sequence window:
- the LOC132050236 gene encoding uncharacterized protein LOC132050236 isoform X2: MTPSGQFGDTTYTKVFVGGLAWETQKETMKKYFEQFGDILEAVVITDKATGRSKGYGFVTFREAEAAMRACVDAAPVIDGRRANCNLASMGVQRSKPTTPKHGGRNFRVMSGFQATATAAAAGGGGLGTAFPSAATFPHYAIQQGIPYNFYGYSPYSPDYTYPTGYYSVYGGAASQYPAVYGSAAASGVLSSAAAAFYPYMNFGEGGGNGGYTASQGYAGVQYPHHLFPYSAAATGAAGYPAQHYGTPISLAPSPAMHSGVTMTLRAPIPHR, encoded by the exons atgacTCCATCAGGTCAATTCGGGGACACCACGTACACTAAGGTGTTTGTTGGAGGATTGGCTTGGGAGACTCAGAAGGAGACCATGAAGAAATACTTTGAACAGTTTGGTGACATCTTGGAGGCTGTCGTCATCACTGATAAGGCTACTGGAAGATCCAAAGGCTATGGATTT GTAACATTTCGTGAAGCAGAAGCAGCCATGAGGGCTTGTGTTGATGCTGCTCCTGTCATTGATGGCAGAAGGGCCAACTGCAATCTTGCTTCCATGGGAGTTCAAAGATCTAAGCCTACTACCCCTAAACATg GAGGCAGGAACTTTAGGGTGATGAGTGGGTTTCAAGCAACAGcaacagcagcagcagcaggAGGAGGTGGGTTAGGAACAGCTTTTCCTTCAGCAGCAACCTTCCCTCATTATGCCATCCAACAAGGGATCCCTTACAATTTTTATGG GTACTCTCCCTACTCGCCAGATTACACTTACCCTACG GGTTACTATAGTGTGTATGGAGGAGCAGCTAGTCAATATCCGGCCGTGTATGGGAGTGCGGCAGCTAGTGGTGTATTATCGAGTGCAGCTGCTGCTTTTTACCCATACATGAATTTCGGAGAAGGAGGCGGTAATGGCGGTTACACAGCGAGCCAGGGCTATGCTGGTGTTCAGTACCCACACCATCTCTTCCCCTATTCAGCAGCTGCTACTGGTGCGGCAGGTTACCCAGCACAGCACTATGGGACCCCTATTTCCCTCGCTCCCTCACCTGCAATGCATTCAG GCGTGACAATGACGCTGCGTGCACCAATTCCTCATCGCTAA
- the LOC132050236 gene encoding uncharacterized protein LOC132050236 isoform X1, which yields MTPSGQFGDTTYTKVFVGGLAWETQKETMKKYFEQFGDILEAVVITDKATGRSKGYGFVTFREAEAAMRACVDAAPVIDGRRANCNLASMGVQRSKPTTPKHGGGRNFRVMSGFQATATAAAAGGGGLGTAFPSAATFPHYAIQQGIPYNFYGYSPYSPDYTYPTGYYSVYGGAASQYPAVYGSAAASGVLSSAAAAFYPYMNFGEGGGNGGYTASQGYAGVQYPHHLFPYSAAATGAAGYPAQHYGTPISLAPSPAMHSGVTMTLRAPIPHR from the exons atgacTCCATCAGGTCAATTCGGGGACACCACGTACACTAAGGTGTTTGTTGGAGGATTGGCTTGGGAGACTCAGAAGGAGACCATGAAGAAATACTTTGAACAGTTTGGTGACATCTTGGAGGCTGTCGTCATCACTGATAAGGCTACTGGAAGATCCAAAGGCTATGGATTT GTAACATTTCGTGAAGCAGAAGCAGCCATGAGGGCTTGTGTTGATGCTGCTCCTGTCATTGATGGCAGAAGGGCCAACTGCAATCTTGCTTCCATGGGAGTTCAAAGATCTAAGCCTACTACCCCTAAACATg GAGGAGGCAGGAACTTTAGGGTGATGAGTGGGTTTCAAGCAACAGcaacagcagcagcagcaggAGGAGGTGGGTTAGGAACAGCTTTTCCTTCAGCAGCAACCTTCCCTCATTATGCCATCCAACAAGGGATCCCTTACAATTTTTATGG GTACTCTCCCTACTCGCCAGATTACACTTACCCTACG GGTTACTATAGTGTGTATGGAGGAGCAGCTAGTCAATATCCGGCCGTGTATGGGAGTGCGGCAGCTAGTGGTGTATTATCGAGTGCAGCTGCTGCTTTTTACCCATACATGAATTTCGGAGAAGGAGGCGGTAATGGCGGTTACACAGCGAGCCAGGGCTATGCTGGTGTTCAGTACCCACACCATCTCTTCCCCTATTCAGCAGCTGCTACTGGTGCGGCAGGTTACCCAGCACAGCACTATGGGACCCCTATTTCCCTCGCTCCCTCACCTGCAATGCATTCAG GCGTGACAATGACGCTGCGTGCACCAATTCCTCATCGCTAA
- the LOC132050236 gene encoding uncharacterized protein LOC132050236 isoform X3, translating to MTPSGQFGDTTYTKVFVGGLAWETQKETMKKYFEQFGDILEAVVITDKATGRSKGYGFVTFREAEAAMRACVDAAPVIDGRRANCNLASMGVQRSKPTTPKHGGGRNFRVMSGFQATATAAAAGGGGLGTAFPSAATFPHYAIQQGIPYNFYGYSPYSPDYTYPTGYYSVYGGAASQYPAVYGSAAASGVLSSAAAAFYPYMNFGEGGGNGGYTASQGYAGVQYPHHLFPYSAAATGAAGYPAQHYGTPISLAPSPAMHSVCFAVQQA from the exons atgacTCCATCAGGTCAATTCGGGGACACCACGTACACTAAGGTGTTTGTTGGAGGATTGGCTTGGGAGACTCAGAAGGAGACCATGAAGAAATACTTTGAACAGTTTGGTGACATCTTGGAGGCTGTCGTCATCACTGATAAGGCTACTGGAAGATCCAAAGGCTATGGATTT GTAACATTTCGTGAAGCAGAAGCAGCCATGAGGGCTTGTGTTGATGCTGCTCCTGTCATTGATGGCAGAAGGGCCAACTGCAATCTTGCTTCCATGGGAGTTCAAAGATCTAAGCCTACTACCCCTAAACATg GAGGAGGCAGGAACTTTAGGGTGATGAGTGGGTTTCAAGCAACAGcaacagcagcagcagcaggAGGAGGTGGGTTAGGAACAGCTTTTCCTTCAGCAGCAACCTTCCCTCATTATGCCATCCAACAAGGGATCCCTTACAATTTTTATGG GTACTCTCCCTACTCGCCAGATTACACTTACCCTACG GGTTACTATAGTGTGTATGGAGGAGCAGCTAGTCAATATCCGGCCGTGTATGGGAGTGCGGCAGCTAGTGGTGTATTATCGAGTGCAGCTGCTGCTTTTTACCCATACATGAATTTCGGAGAAGGAGGCGGTAATGGCGGTTACACAGCGAGCCAGGGCTATGCTGGTGTTCAGTACCCACACCATCTCTTCCCCTATTCAGCAGCTGCTACTGGTGCGGCAGGTTACCCAGCACAGCACTATGGGACCCCTATTTCCCTCGCTCCCTCACCTGCAATGCATTCAG TTTGTTTTGCTGTGCAACAGGCGTGA